In Corynebacterium aquilae DSM 44791, the genomic stretch CCAACAACTGAGCACGACGGCCACGGGTCTCCAGGGGAGACTCCGTATCCGGGTCCTCCACACTGCGCGTATCATCGCTGCGGCCCAACGCCGCCAACGCCAACATGAACGCCGTCGTCGCCATCGTGATCACGATCGCCGTCAACACAAAAGCCTGCGGCAAAGCATCAGCAGCATCCTCAATGGGGGTGCGCCCCGCAAAAGGCTCACCCCGCCACGCGCTCACACCGGCCGCCAAAATCGTCAAGTTCGCGGCATGAGAAATCAAACCCATGCCCAACACAATGCGCACCATGCCACGCTGCAGCACCAAAAATGTGCCACCAGCAACCAAGATGCCAATCGATAACGCCATAAACATTTACTTCACGCTCCTCGCGTCAGCATCGTGGCCAGGGGTGTCATCAGACACGCGGACCTGCGCGCCATTCAAACTGCGCGCACCATGACGGCCATCGGAATCCGCATACCCGTGCGGTCGGTACTCCTCCACCGGGTGCGCCGGCAGCGGGTTGCGCCCATCACGAGCAAACGGCAACAAATCCCGCTCCGCGCCGGGGCGCTGATGCCCGCCGAG encodes the following:
- a CDS encoding cation:proton antiporter subunit C, which encodes MFMALSIGILVAGGTFLVLQRGMVRIVLGMGLISHAANLTILAAGVSAWRGEPFAGRTPIEDAADALPQAFVLTAIVITMATTAFMLALAALGRSDDTRSVEDPDTESPLETRGRRAQLLDPTSFRAARRAARAARAGEAHH